In Candidatus Tanganyikabacteria bacterium, the following are encoded in one genomic region:
- a CDS encoding YlxR family protein, with the protein MARKQAPLLRQCVTCRGWAPKLELVRVARGSSGDVELDLSGKRPGRGAYLHKSATCLSEALRRRHLERALRQPLPPQVTEAIAALSAEYHTNAQDGSSAGPAGQLEAKGGHHPPQ; encoded by the coding sequence GTGGCGAGGAAGCAGGCGCCGCTGCTCAGGCAGTGCGTGACTTGCCGCGGTTGGGCGCCGAAGCTAGAATTAGTCAGGGTGGCCCGTGGCAGTTCGGGCGACGTAGAGTTAGACTTGAGCGGAAAGCGGCCCGGCAGGGGCGCTTACCTTCACAAATCTGCGACGTGTCTTTCCGAAGCGCTGCGGAGGCGCCACCTGGAGAGGGCTTTGCGGCAGCCGCTCCCGCCTCAGGTGACCGAGGCGATCGCCGCGCTTTCGGCGGAATACCACACGAATGCCCAAGACGGTTCATCAGCTGGCCCAGCAGGCCAACTTGAAGCTAAGGGAGGCCATCACCCTCCTCAATGA